In Cyclopterus lumpus isolate fCycLum1 chromosome 9, fCycLum1.pri, whole genome shotgun sequence, a single genomic region encodes these proteins:
- the rab3c gene encoding ras-related protein Rab-3C → MAATQDAKGKGEGGDQNFDYMFKLLIIGNSSVGKTSFLFRYADDAFTSAFVSTVGIDFKVKTVYKNDKRIKLQIWDTAGQERYRTITTAYYRGAMGFILMYDITNEESFGAVQDWSTQIKTYSWDNAQVVLAGNKCDMEEERVVSVDNGRLLADQLGFEFFETSAKDNVNVKQTFERLVDLICDKMSESLDSDPAVTTGAPTAKLTDSAPPLQQPGCNC, encoded by the exons ATGGCTGCCACTCAGGATGCGAaagggaagggagagggaggggaccAAAACTTTGACTACATGTTCAAGCTGCTGATCATCGGCAACAGCAGCGTGGGCAAAACGTCTTTCCTGTTCCGCTACGCCGACGACGCCTTCACTTCGGCCTTCGTCAGCACGGTGGGCATCGACTTCAAAGTGAAGACGGTCTACAAGAATGACAAGAGGATCAAACTGCAGATCTGG GACACAGCCGGCCAGGAGCGCTACAGGACCATCACCACTGCCTACTACCGCGGGGCCATGGGCTTCATCCTAATGTACGACATCACCAACGAGGAGTCCTTCGGCGCTGTGCAGGACTG GTCAACCCAGATCAAAACCTACTCGTGGGATAATGCACAGGTGGTGTTGGCTGGAAATAAGTGtgatatggaggaggagagagtggtCTCAGTGGACAATGGCAGACTGCTGGCAGACCAGTTGG GTTTCGAATTCTTTGAGACCAGCGCCAAGGACAACGTCAACGTGAAGCAGACCTTTGAACGCCTCGTTGACCTCATTTGCGACAAGATGTCCGAGAGCTTGGACTCGGATCCGGCCGTCACTACGGGAGCTCCCACGGCCAAACTCACAGACAGCGCTCCGCCCCTCCAGCAGCCTGGATGCAACTGTTAG